A stretch of Allostreptomyces psammosilenae DNA encodes these proteins:
- a CDS encoding SDR family NAD(P)-dependent oxidoreductase → MNTNEFTGKKALVTGASRGIGAAVALRLAAGGADVALTYQQDEERAAAVAGKIEGMGRRAVVIRADSGDAEEVTGAVDRAASALGGLDILVNNAGAFIVGPLEELGPAEFERTVAVNVRAPYLAARAAARHMTEGGRVVSIGSNVAERAVFPGFALYAMSKAALVGMTKGLARDLGPRGITVNLVNPGPTDTDANPSDGPGAETIRGFTALGRYAAPDEIAGVVAHLAGGDAGYVTGATVNVDGGFTV, encoded by the coding sequence ATGAACACGAACGAGTTCACGGGAAAGAAGGCCCTGGTGACCGGCGCGAGCCGGGGGATCGGCGCGGCGGTCGCGCTCCGGCTGGCCGCCGGTGGGGCGGACGTCGCCCTGACGTACCAGCAGGACGAGGAGCGGGCCGCGGCGGTGGCCGGGAAGATCGAGGGAATGGGCCGGCGGGCGGTGGTGATCCGCGCCGACAGCGGTGACGCGGAGGAGGTCACCGGCGCGGTGGACCGCGCCGCCTCGGCGTTGGGCGGGCTGGACATCCTGGTCAACAACGCCGGTGCCTTCATCGTCGGTCCCCTGGAGGAGCTGGGGCCGGCGGAGTTCGAACGGACGGTCGCGGTGAACGTCCGCGCCCCCTACCTGGCCGCGCGGGCGGCGGCCCGCCACATGACCGAGGGCGGGCGCGTCGTCAGCATCGGCAGCAACGTGGCCGAGCGCGCGGTCTTCCCCGGGTTCGCCCTGTACGCCATGAGCAAGGCCGCGCTGGTGGGCATGACCAAGGGGTTGGCGCGCGACCTCGGTCCGCGCGGTATCACGGTCAACCTGGTCAACCCCGGGCCGACCGACACCGACGCCAACCCCTCCGACGGTCCGGGTGCCGAGACCATCCGCGGCTTCACCGCGCTGGGCCGGTACGCCGCGCCCGACGAGATCGCCGGCGTGGTCGCGCACCTGGCCGGCGGTGACGCCGGCTATGTCACCGGCGCGACGGTCAACGTGGACGGCGGCTTCACCGTCTGA
- a CDS encoding M14 family zinc carboxypeptidase, with amino-acid sequence MRDDRVRAILDAHLDDMPKHALFPTVDRLNGELRDIVGRHRRVARLARVGTSRLGDPLLLASIGNGGRHVLVVGGPHPNEPVGFRTVLEAARMVASAPELTTGLDLTWHFVPCLDPDGARLNERWYTAPLTISAYHRHFFRPALAHQPEWAFPCASGGARFDAVLPETRSLMRVIDALRPDVLVSLHNSDFGGAHFVVSHPVPGLPEALAGAADRRGIPLETDNADTTGWPDVAPGVHLMPPIESLLIVDPRGDARALPHGACSIHYAARHRALAMFTEVPLWRVGVTESPRIGYAEALRRSAADMDAAVDVLDELLARVGPVDGRQPMVWAAVRDTMAIARTASRHWREISRQDHGRRPVTPAEWAGTRDYVRQLPLRAAGMLLRALRVEHAAGDRRPPRAELDRLEGHFDRWCHRMREETRAEPHPVERLVALQLESTLAAVLASRRSAGVA; translated from the coding sequence ATGCGGGACGACCGGGTGCGGGCGATTCTCGACGCCCACCTCGACGACATGCCGAAGCACGCGCTCTTCCCCACCGTGGACCGACTGAACGGGGAACTGCGGGACATCGTCGGGCGGCACCGCCGGGTGGCCCGGCTGGCCCGGGTGGGCACCTCCCGGCTGGGCGACCCGCTGCTCCTGGCGTCGATCGGGAACGGCGGGCGGCACGTCCTGGTGGTCGGCGGCCCCCACCCCAACGAGCCCGTGGGGTTCCGCACCGTCCTGGAGGCCGCCCGCATGGTGGCGTCCGCCCCGGAGCTGACCACGGGACTGGACCTCACCTGGCACTTCGTCCCCTGCCTCGATCCGGACGGGGCCCGCCTCAACGAGCGGTGGTACACCGCGCCGCTCACCATCTCCGCCTACCACCGGCACTTCTTCCGCCCCGCCCTGGCCCACCAGCCGGAATGGGCCTTCCCCTGCGCGAGCGGCGGGGCGCGCTTCGACGCCGTCCTGCCGGAGACGCGGTCCCTGATGCGGGTGATCGACGCGCTGCGGCCGGACGTGCTGGTCTCGCTGCACAACTCCGACTTCGGCGGCGCCCACTTCGTGGTCAGCCACCCGGTCCCGGGGCTGCCGGAGGCCCTGGCGGGCGCCGCGGACAGGCGGGGAATCCCGCTGGAGACGGACAACGCCGACACCACGGGCTGGCCCGACGTCGCCCCCGGCGTCCACCTCATGCCGCCGATCGAGTCGCTGCTCATCGTCGATCCCCGGGGCGACGCGCGGGCGCTTCCGCACGGGGCGTGCAGCATCCACTACGCGGCGCGCCACCGGGCCCTGGCGATGTTCACCGAGGTGCCGCTGTGGCGGGTGGGCGTGACGGAGTCCCCGCGGATCGGCTACGCCGAGGCGCTGCGGCGGTCCGCCGCCGACATGGACGCCGCCGTGGACGTCCTCGACGAGCTGCTCGCCCGGGTGGGCCCGGTGGACGGGCGGCAGCCGATGGTGTGGGCGGCGGTGCGGGACACGATGGCGATCGCGCGGACGGCGTCCCGGCACTGGCGGGAGATCTCCCGTCAGGACCACGGCCGGCGGCCGGTCACCCCGGCGGAGTGGGCCGGGACGCGGGACTACGTCCGCCAACTGCCGCTGCGTGCCGCGGGGATGCTGCTGCGCGCGCTGCGGGTCGAGCACGCCGCCGGGGACCGCCGTCCGCCGCGCGCCGAACTGGACCGCCTGGAAGGCCACTTCGACCGGTGGTGCCACCGGATGCGGGAGGAGACCCGGGCCGAGCCGCATCCCGTCGAGCGACTCGTCGCGCTCCAGCTGGAGTCCACGCTGGCGGCGGTGCTGGCCAGCCGGCGGAGCGCCGGGGTGGCCTGA
- a CDS encoding carbohydrate ABC transporter permease, giving the protein MVDVHPRPAAGRPTAAPGGPRGRRHAGRREREHREEVAGLLFVTPATLGIAVFVLLPMVLALLLGFTDADGFGNVRFTGAENYRRLLTDPLFWSSMRTTALYVVVFVPGVYVVALTMALLVNGALPARAFFRTAFFAPYAVSLVVVGLVWRYMLADSTGVVAQALRGLGVDDPPSFLGDPGWALWCVALISIWFFVGFYMIILLGGLQEIPTETLEAARLDGAGPWQTLWSVVLPMLRPTTFFVLVLTSIAGLAGLQAFDLIFVMTQGGPANSTSMGVFYIYQQAFKFNNVGYASAMATVYALALLALTAIAFRITRGGRFDHAD; this is encoded by the coding sequence ATGGTTGACGTCCATCCCCGGCCCGCGGCCGGGAGACCCACCGCCGCCCCGGGCGGCCCGCGGGGCCGGCGGCACGCCGGACGGCGGGAGCGGGAGCACCGGGAGGAAGTGGCCGGCCTGCTCTTCGTCACCCCGGCCACCCTGGGCATCGCGGTCTTCGTCCTGCTGCCCATGGTGCTGGCCCTGCTCCTCGGCTTCACCGACGCCGACGGCTTCGGCAACGTCCGCTTCACCGGCGCGGAGAACTACCGGCGGCTGCTCACCGACCCGCTGTTCTGGAGCAGCATGCGCACCACCGCGCTGTACGTGGTGGTGTTCGTCCCCGGCGTCTACGTCGTCGCCCTGACCATGGCGCTCCTGGTCAACGGGGCGCTGCCGGCGCGGGCCTTCTTCCGCACCGCCTTCTTCGCCCCCTACGCGGTCAGTCTCGTCGTGGTCGGCCTGGTGTGGCGGTACATGCTCGCCGACTCGACCGGCGTGGTGGCCCAGGCGCTGCGCGGGCTCGGCGTGGACGACCCGCCGTCCTTCCTCGGGGATCCCGGCTGGGCGCTGTGGTGCGTCGCCCTCATCAGCATCTGGTTCTTCGTCGGCTTCTACATGATCATCCTGCTCGGCGGGCTCCAGGAGATCCCGACGGAGACGCTGGAGGCCGCGCGGCTGGACGGCGCCGGGCCCTGGCAGACCCTGTGGAGCGTGGTGCTGCCCATGCTGCGGCCGACCACCTTCTTCGTCCTGGTCCTCACCTCGATCGCGGGGCTGGCCGGCCTCCAGGCGTTCGACCTGATCTTCGTGATGACCCAGGGCGGACCGGCCAACTCCACCAGCATGGGCGTCTTCTACATCTACCAACAGGCGTTCAAGTTCAACAACGTCGGCTACGCCTCGGCCATGGCCACCGTCTACGCGCTCGCGCTGCTCGCGCTGACCGCCATCGCCTTCCGGATCACGCGAGGAGGCCGCTTTGACCACGCCGACTAG
- a CDS encoding ArsR/SmtB family transcription factor: MDADRTPEYPDPRAITLQRVLDALVDPVRRSIVAQLWDAPADISCGSFDLGVSKSTATHHLRVLREAGLIRQYYVGTSRMNALRREEFGAAFPGLLDAVVGAERATARSGAAS, encoded by the coding sequence ATGGACGCCGACCGCACCCCCGAGTACCCGGACCCGCGCGCGATCACGCTGCAGCGGGTCCTCGACGCCCTCGTCGACCCGGTGCGGCGGAGCATCGTCGCGCAGCTGTGGGACGCCCCCGCGGACATCAGCTGCGGCTCCTTCGACCTCGGGGTGAGCAAGTCCACCGCGACCCACCACTTGCGGGTGCTGCGCGAGGCGGGGCTCATCCGGCAGTACTACGTCGGCACCTCCCGGATGAACGCGCTGCGACGGGAGGAGTTCGGCGCGGCATTCCCGGGCCTGCTCGACGCCGTCGTCGGCGCCGAGCGCGCGACCGCCCGGAGCGGCGCGGCCTCCTGA
- a CDS encoding zinc-dependent alcohol dehydrogenase family protein — MTRTVLFHELGGPEVMRLEEVEVGEPGPGEVRIRVDAIGLNRAEVLFRTGHYIEPVRSFPAGLGTEGAGVIEAVGEGVTGLRTGEPVSVVPAFSQNDYALYAERAIVPAAAVLRRPDGVGAVEGAAVWMPYLTAYGALLEVGGMRPGDTVVLNAASSSVGLAAIHVADRIGARAIALTRTAAKREALLKEGAAEVIVTESEDVVERVLEATDGRGAEFVFDAVAGPGVRDLARVVADEGSLVVYGALSGEPTPYPGVEQGTLTMRTYIVHETTRRPERLRRAEAFVSSGLRSGAFRPVVDRTFALDEIVEAHRYLESGAQIGKIVATVPH, encoded by the coding sequence ATGACCCGGACGGTGCTGTTCCACGAGCTCGGTGGCCCCGAGGTGATGAGGTTGGAGGAGGTGGAGGTCGGCGAGCCGGGACCGGGCGAGGTCCGGATCCGGGTGGACGCGATCGGTCTGAACCGGGCCGAGGTGCTGTTCCGCACCGGCCACTACATCGAGCCGGTCAGGAGTTTCCCCGCCGGGCTGGGCACCGAGGGCGCCGGCGTGATCGAGGCGGTGGGCGAGGGGGTCACCGGCCTGCGGACCGGGGAGCCGGTCAGCGTCGTGCCCGCGTTTTCCCAGAACGACTACGCGCTCTACGCCGAGCGGGCGATCGTGCCCGCGGCCGCGGTGCTGCGCCGCCCGGACGGAGTCGGCGCGGTCGAGGGCGCGGCGGTGTGGATGCCGTATCTGACGGCCTACGGCGCCCTGCTGGAGGTCGGCGGGATGCGCCCCGGGGACACGGTCGTGCTGAACGCGGCGTCCAGCAGCGTCGGACTCGCCGCCATCCACGTCGCCGACCGGATCGGCGCCAGGGCGATCGCCCTCACCCGCACCGCGGCCAAGAGGGAGGCGCTGCTGAAGGAGGGCGCGGCGGAGGTGATCGTCACCGAGTCGGAAGACGTGGTCGAGCGGGTGCTGGAGGCGACCGACGGCCGGGGCGCCGAGTTCGTCTTCGACGCCGTCGCCGGTCCCGGCGTGCGGGACCTGGCACGGGTCGTCGCGGACGAGGGCAGCCTCGTGGTGTACGGAGCACTGAGCGGCGAGCCGACCCCCTACCCGGGCGTCGAACAGGGCACGCTCACCATGCGCACGTACATCGTGCACGAGACGACCAGGCGCCCCGAGCGCCTGCGGCGGGCGGAGGCGTTCGTGTCCTCCGGGCTGCGTTCGGGCGCCTTCCGGCCCGTGGTGGACCGCACCTTCGCGCTGGACGAGATCGTCGAGGCCCACCGGTACCTGGAGTCGGGTGCCCAGATCGGCAAGATCGTGGCCACCGTTCCGCACTGA
- a CDS encoding S9 family peptidase: MKQPTTDVPNLPRQLARTRRFSLGTPRQFTVSTDGRRVLFLRTGGGTDPVGRLWLYQDGAERLLVAPPSSGDDLPAAERARRERARESSAGIVAYAADPALRTVAYALGGQLWAVRTDEGAPFRVPTAGPVVDPRPCPDGRRIAYVTGGALHVVTLDGEDRALAVPEGPDVGYGLTDHVSAESMGRMRGHWWAPDGRALLAARVDTARVGRWYLSDPTDPTAPPREVRYPAAGTANADVSLHLFSLDGDRTEVRWDREDFEYLPAAGWDAHGPWLAVQSRDQRTVRTLAVDPATGRTRLLHEQRDPAWVELVPGTPRRTAAGALVVTRDEEDTRRLVVDGEAVTPVGLQVREVLGTDGESVLFTGGDEPTETHVWSWAPERGHTRISTEPGVHTAVAAGGTVVLVGRVAERDAVTVWRDGATVGQIASLAEPPVVTPRPAFCRLGERELRASLYLPSWHEPGGGPLPVLLDPYGGQHRQVATRALGWWSCLSQWFAEQGFAVLVTDGRGSPGRGPAWEKAIRGDILSPALDDQVDALHAAAEHCGDLDLERVAIRGWSFGGFLAAGAVLRRPDVFHAAVAGAPTADQRLYDTHWKERYLGHPDEEPENYDRCSLVADAPLLRRPLLLVHGMADDNVVVAHTLRLSAALLAAGRPHQVLPVPGASHMVTREDVAEQLLHVQLDFLRTALGR; encoded by the coding sequence ATGAAGCAGCCGACCACCGACGTCCCGAACCTCCCCCGCCAACTCGCCCGCACCCGGCGCTTCTCGCTCGGAACGCCGCGGCAGTTCACCGTCTCCACCGACGGCCGGCGGGTGCTCTTCCTGCGCACCGGCGGCGGCACCGACCCGGTCGGCCGGCTGTGGCTGTACCAGGACGGGGCGGAACGCCTCCTGGTCGCCCCGCCCAGCAGTGGTGACGACCTGCCCGCGGCCGAACGGGCGCGCCGGGAGCGGGCGCGGGAGAGCTCGGCGGGGATCGTGGCGTACGCGGCCGATCCGGCGCTCCGCACCGTCGCCTACGCGCTGGGCGGCCAGCTGTGGGCGGTGCGCACCGACGAGGGCGCGCCGTTCCGGGTGCCCACGGCCGGGCCGGTCGTCGACCCGCGCCCCTGCCCGGACGGACGGCGCATCGCCTACGTCACCGGCGGCGCCCTGCACGTGGTCACCCTGGACGGCGAGGACCGGGCCCTGGCCGTCCCCGAGGGACCGGACGTCGGATACGGGCTGACCGACCACGTCTCGGCCGAGTCGATGGGGCGGATGCGCGGCCACTGGTGGGCACCGGACGGCCGCGCCCTGCTCGCCGCCCGGGTCGACACCGCGCGGGTTGGACGCTGGTACCTCTCCGACCCCACCGACCCGACCGCCCCGCCCCGCGAGGTGCGGTACCCGGCGGCGGGCACCGCCAACGCCGACGTCTCCCTGCACCTGTTCTCCCTCGACGGCGACCGCACCGAGGTCCGCTGGGACCGGGAGGACTTCGAGTACCTGCCCGCCGCCGGATGGGACGCCCACGGCCCGTGGCTCGCCGTGCAGAGCCGCGACCAGCGCACCGTGCGGACCCTCGCCGTGGACCCGGCCACCGGCCGCACCCGTCTGCTGCACGAGCAGCGCGACCCGGCCTGGGTCGAGCTCGTCCCGGGCACCCCGCGGCGCACCGCCGCGGGGGCACTGGTGGTCACCCGCGACGAGGAGGACACCCGGCGGCTGGTGGTGGACGGCGAGGCGGTCACGCCGGTGGGCCTCCAGGTCCGCGAGGTGCTCGGCACGGACGGCGAGTCGGTGCTGTTCACCGGCGGCGACGAGCCCACCGAGACCCACGTCTGGTCGTGGGCGCCCGAGCGCGGCCACACCCGGATCAGCACGGAGCCCGGGGTGCACACCGCGGTGGCGGCGGGCGGCACCGTGGTGCTGGTCGGCCGGGTGGCGGAGCGCGACGCCGTCACCGTGTGGCGGGACGGGGCGACGGTCGGGCAGATCGCCTCGCTCGCCGAGCCGCCCGTCGTGACGCCGCGTCCGGCGTTCTGCCGGCTCGGCGAGCGGGAGCTGCGGGCCAGCCTGTACCTGCCCTCGTGGCACGAGCCGGGCGGCGGGCCCCTGCCGGTGCTGCTCGATCCGTACGGCGGTCAGCACCGGCAGGTCGCCACCCGCGCGCTGGGCTGGTGGTCCTGCCTGTCGCAGTGGTTCGCCGAGCAGGGATTCGCCGTGCTGGTGACCGACGGCCGTGGCTCCCCGGGCCGGGGTCCGGCCTGGGAGAAGGCGATCCGCGGCGACATCCTCTCGCCCGCCCTCGACGACCAGGTCGACGCGCTGCACGCGGCGGCGGAGCACTGCGGCGACCTGGACCTGGAGCGGGTCGCGATCCGCGGGTGGTCCTTCGGCGGGTTCCTCGCCGCGGGGGCGGTGCTGCGCCGCCCCGACGTCTTCCACGCGGCGGTGGCCGGCGCCCCGACCGCCGACCAGCGGCTGTACGACACGCACTGGAAGGAACGCTACCTCGGTCACCCCGACGAGGAGCCGGAGAACTACGACCGCTGCTCGCTGGTGGCGGACGCCCCCCTGCTGCGGCGTCCGCTGCTGCTGGTCCACGGCATGGCCGACGACAACGTGGTGGTCGCGCACACCCTGCGCCTGTCGGCGGCGCTGCTGGCCGCCGGCCGCCCGCACCAGGTGCTTCCGGTGCCGGGCGCCAGCCACATGGTCACGCGGGAGGACGTCGCGGAGCAGCTGCTCCACGTCCAGCTGGACTTCCTGCGCACGGCGCTGGGGCGTTGA
- a CDS encoding antibiotic biosynthesis monooxygenase, translated as MTPLPPRLPDPGRADVTTVTVGSLFTGTAEGQRAALDALRAGVRDAEWPKGLLELSVLASDDGEALLSYGQWSGPAAARVWPGGGGWAELAVPYRIHRGAPAGPDAPSPGCVVTAAFDVDGPERQRHITDALLDAAEGVEPRPGAVSSHFHHSLDGTRVLNWAEWTSPEAHAEAVAGAALDDLYEIITGTPGVRALRGRYYLPADTFIG; from the coding sequence ATGACGCCCCTGCCCCCGCGGCTGCCCGATCCCGGCCGCGCCGACGTCACCACGGTCACCGTCGGCTCCCTCTTCACCGGTACCGCCGAGGGGCAGCGGGCGGCGCTCGATGCGCTGCGCGCCGGCGTCCGGGACGCCGAGTGGCCGAAGGGCCTGCTGGAGCTGTCCGTGCTGGCGAGCGACGACGGCGAGGCGCTCCTGAGCTACGGCCAGTGGAGCGGTCCCGCGGCCGCGCGGGTGTGGCCCGGCGGTGGCGGCTGGGCGGAGCTGGCCGTGCCGTACCGGATCCACCGCGGGGCCCCGGCCGGGCCCGACGCGCCGTCGCCGGGCTGCGTGGTCACCGCCGCCTTCGACGTCGACGGCCCCGAACGCCAACGCCACATCACCGACGCCCTGCTCGACGCGGCCGAGGGCGTGGAGCCCCGTCCCGGGGCCGTCTCCTCCCACTTCCACCACAGCCTGGACGGCACCCGGGTGCTGAACTGGGCGGAGTGGACCAGCCCCGAGGCCCACGCGGAGGCGGTGGCCGGCGCCGCCCTGGACGACCTCTACGAGATCATCACGGGGACGCCGGGCGTGCGGGCGCTCCGCGGGCGGTACTACCTGCCCGCCGACACCTTCATCGGCTGA
- a CDS encoding glycoside hydrolase family 172 protein, with the protein MSPRSFALGDDLLSRGAKRRRARSARVASWDHTGLNEDAFVVMPGETAVLADLEGPGAITHLWFVQGCRRILGPGLFDARQAGTAMVEFNNALGYNWEVNDPDYYRKVVIRMYWDDQEHPSVVAPLGDFFCVGQSMPASFQSLPFTVSVKEDSERRYGGPAAFNCFLPMPFNTRARIEVENQNDVAYVQYFYVDYELYAEDLPEDTLYFHAQWRRSDPCDGWGPDLQVNSLETQVPNLDGKDNYVILDTEGAGNYIGCNHSVTHFTGTWWGEGDDMIFIDDDFLPDGSTSWPPSMHGTGGEDYFSHGWGMQKIHYPFQGTIIHEDDVPGYQVSYRFHLADPVRFERRIRVTMEHGHANHLSDDWATTAYWYQTLPGPRFDILPVERRLPRRWEGPSMKDLRLPDRDRLDALRRSMYDQRDARMAEFTAQREEWLLRRAEESRRRAARNAEHARQLRRRFLQGLG; encoded by the coding sequence ATGTCCCCTCGGTCCTTCGCCCTCGGCGACGACCTGCTCTCCCGCGGGGCCAAGCGCCGCCGCGCCCGCTCGGCCCGGGTGGCCAGCTGGGACCACACCGGCCTGAACGAGGACGCGTTCGTCGTGATGCCCGGTGAGACCGCGGTCCTCGCCGACCTGGAGGGTCCCGGCGCCATCACCCACCTGTGGTTCGTGCAGGGCTGCCGCCGGATCCTCGGCCCCGGCCTGTTCGACGCCCGCCAGGCCGGCACCGCCATGGTCGAGTTCAACAACGCGCTGGGCTACAACTGGGAGGTCAACGACCCGGACTACTACCGCAAGGTCGTCATCCGCATGTACTGGGACGACCAGGAGCACCCCAGCGTCGTGGCGCCGCTCGGCGACTTCTTCTGCGTCGGACAGTCCATGCCGGCCAGCTTCCAGTCGCTGCCGTTCACCGTCTCGGTCAAGGAGGACTCGGAGCGGAGGTACGGCGGCCCGGCCGCGTTCAACTGCTTCCTGCCGATGCCGTTCAACACCCGCGCCCGCATCGAGGTGGAGAACCAGAACGACGTCGCGTACGTGCAGTACTTCTACGTCGACTACGAGCTGTACGCCGAGGACCTGCCCGAGGACACCCTCTACTTCCACGCCCAGTGGCGCCGCAGCGACCCGTGCGACGGATGGGGCCCAGACCTCCAGGTGAACAGCCTGGAGACGCAGGTCCCCAACCTCGACGGGAAGGACAACTACGTCATCCTGGACACCGAGGGCGCCGGCAACTACATCGGCTGCAACCACTCGGTCACCCACTTCACCGGCACCTGGTGGGGCGAGGGCGACGACATGATCTTCATCGACGACGACTTCCTCCCGGACGGCTCCACAAGCTGGCCGCCGAGCATGCACGGCACCGGCGGGGAGGACTACTTCAGCCACGGCTGGGGCATGCAGAAGATCCACTACCCGTTCCAGGGCACCATCATCCACGAGGACGACGTCCCCGGGTACCAGGTGAGCTACCGCTTCCACCTGGCCGACCCGGTGCGCTTCGAGCGCCGCATCCGGGTCACCATGGAGCACGGGCACGCCAACCACCTGTCCGACGACTGGGCCACGACCGCCTACTGGTACCAGACCCTGCCCGGGCCCCGTTTCGACATCCTCCCGGTGGAGCGGCGGCTCCCGCGCCGCTGGGAGGGGCCGTCGATGAAGGACCTCCGGCTCCCCGACCGCGACCGGTTGGACGCCCTGCGGCGGTCCATGTACGACCAGCGCGACGCCCGGATGGCCGAGTTCACCGCCCAGCGCGAGGAGTGGCTGCTGCGCAGGGCCGAGGAGTCCCGGCGGCGGGCCGCCCGGAACGCCGAGCACGCCCGTCAGCTGCGGCGGCGGTTCCTCCAGGGCCTGGGGTGA
- a CDS encoding MarR family winged helix-turn-helix transcriptional regulator, with translation MPSEVTAAPQPARAGQAELWDRVVTLHAHVEHRLADALQRGHGLGLSEYRALGHLVPFAKGLRMQELADRIGLNQSSVTRLVARLNAAGFTYRDLCPDDRRGVYTVITEDGRARHAQARDTYRETLAAALDEASAADPELGAALAALADPGPPAP, from the coding sequence ATGCCCTCCGAGGTCACAGCCGCGCCGCAACCCGCCCGGGCGGGTCAGGCGGAACTGTGGGACCGCGTGGTCACCCTGCACGCCCACGTGGAACACCGCCTCGCCGACGCGCTCCAGCGCGGGCACGGCCTCGGGCTCTCCGAGTACCGCGCGCTCGGCCACCTGGTGCCGTTCGCGAAGGGGCTGCGCATGCAGGAACTGGCCGACCGGATCGGCCTCAACCAGAGTTCGGTGACCCGACTGGTCGCCCGGTTGAACGCGGCCGGCTTCACCTACCGGGACCTCTGCCCGGACGACAGGCGCGGCGTCTACACGGTGATCACCGAGGACGGGCGCGCCCGGCACGCCCAGGCCCGGGACACCTACCGGGAGACGCTCGCGGCCGCCCTGGACGAGGCGTCCGCCGCCGACCCGGAACTCGGCGCGGCCCTCGCCGCCCTGGCCGACCCGGGGCCTCCGGCGCCCTGA
- a CDS encoding carbohydrate ABC transporter permease yields MTTPTRGRGARVGRAVRLALATVLAAVQLFPLLWMLSGAFKDAAEIRGAALIPANLTLDNIAEVFTRIPYARFLLNSLLTSVVVTALLVFLGSMAAYALARLRFRGRGALFGVIFATLMVAMPVILVPLFMVVARLGLVNSYAGLILPVSFTAFPIFLMRQFYLQFPRDLEEAADLDGCGYLRRFVRVVLPLSRSMLAALAVTTFLSTWNSFLWPLTVAREAELWVVQVGMSQFQTQYGGDWNLVMAASLVAAVPTLALFLLLQRQIVESVKASGLKG; encoded by the coding sequence TTGACCACGCCGACTAGGGGCCGGGGCGCGCGCGTCGGCCGGGCCGTGCGCCTGGCGCTGGCGACCGTCCTCGCCGCCGTGCAGCTCTTCCCGCTGCTGTGGATGCTCTCCGGGGCGTTCAAGGACGCCGCCGAGATCCGGGGCGCCGCGCTGATCCCGGCGAACCTCACCCTGGACAACATCGCCGAGGTGTTCACCCGCATCCCCTACGCGCGGTTCCTGCTCAACAGCCTGCTCACCTCCGTGGTGGTCACCGCGCTGCTGGTGTTCCTCGGCTCCATGGCCGCCTACGCGCTGGCCCGGCTGCGGTTCCGCGGCCGTGGGGCGCTCTTCGGCGTCATCTTCGCCACCCTGATGGTGGCCATGCCGGTGATCCTGGTGCCGCTGTTCATGGTGGTGGCGCGGCTGGGGCTGGTGAACAGCTACGCCGGGCTCATCCTCCCGGTCTCCTTCACCGCCTTCCCCATCTTCCTGATGCGGCAGTTCTACCTCCAGTTCCCCCGGGACCTGGAGGAGGCCGCCGACCTGGACGGCTGCGGCTACCTGCGGCGCTTCGTACGGGTCGTGCTGCCGCTGAGCCGCTCGATGCTGGCGGCCCTGGCCGTGACCACCTTCCTGTCCACCTGGAACAGCTTCCTGTGGCCGCTCACCGTGGCCAGGGAGGCCGAGCTGTGGGTGGTGCAGGTGGGCATGTCGCAGTTCCAGACCCAGTACGGCGGCGACTGGAACCTGGTCATGGCCGCCTCGCTGGTCGCCGCCGTGCCCACCCTCGCCCTGTTCCTGCTGCTCCAGCGGCAGATCGTCGAATCGGTCAAGGCGTCCGGCCTGAAGGGCTGA
- a CDS encoding DMT family transporter — protein MAWFYLLVAAVFEVVFALATNATHGFTELWPSLLTAAAAAGGIFFLSLALRTLDVGVGYTVWTGIGSVGTVVFGTLVFDEALTVWKVLAFVLIIGGVIGLRLADRLTGDRPAAEPEATRASFSG, from the coding sequence ATGGCCTGGTTCTACCTGCTCGTCGCCGCGGTCTTCGAGGTCGTCTTCGCCCTCGCCACCAACGCCACCCACGGCTTCACCGAACTGTGGCCCTCGCTGCTCACCGCCGCGGCCGCCGCCGGCGGGATCTTCTTCCTCAGCCTGGCCCTGCGCACCCTCGACGTGGGCGTCGGCTACACGGTGTGGACCGGCATCGGCTCGGTCGGCACCGTCGTCTTCGGCACCCTCGTCTTCGACGAGGCGCTCACCGTCTGGAAGGTGCTGGCCTTCGTGCTGATCATCGGCGGCGTCATCGGCCTCCGGCTCGCCGACCGGTTGACCGGCGACCGGCCCGCCGCCGAGCCGGAGGCCACCCGCGCCTCGTTCTCCGGCTGA